A single genomic interval of Spinacia oleracea cultivar Varoflay chromosome 6, BTI_SOV_V1, whole genome shotgun sequence harbors:
- the LOC110778597 gene encoding uncharacterized protein: MRYVKPLCLFQDLVKTTNALERGRFLGLDVGGKYVGLAVSDPDNKIAIPVSVLLRKKSNINMMAADFTSLISEFSLSGFVVGCPFDRQRPSADAAQVKVFVDDLCNTGKLEGVKYTYWNECYTSKNVDLLLKPLSLHPVELKTMLDKFAAVGILQGYLDYVNRCGVNPDVKDHAGNMVWLN, encoded by the exons ATGAGGTATGTGAAACCACTATGCTTGTTTCAAGATTTGGTTAAGACGACAAATGCACTCGAACGAGGTCGATTTTTGGGCTTAGATGTTGGTGGTAAATACGTCGGACTTGCAGTTTCAGACCCAGATAACAAAATTGCAATACCTGTAAG TGTTTTACTCCGAAAGAAATCCAATATTAACATGATGGCTGCTGATTTCACAAGTTTG ATATCAGAGTTTTCTCTATCAGGCTTTGTTGTTGGTTGCCCTTTCGATAGACAGCGTCCAAGTGCAGAT GCTGCGCAAGTGAAAGTTTTTGTAGATGATCTGTGCAACACTGGGAAACTAGAAGGTGTGAAATATACATATTGGAACGAGTGCTATACGTCAAAG AATGTCGACTTACTTTTGAAGCCACTGTCGTTACATCCAGTGGAATTAAAAACTATGCTTGACAAATTTGCCGCCGTGGGAATTTTGCAG GGGTATCTGGATTATGTCAACCGGTGTGGCGTGAATCCTGATGTCAAAGATCATGCTGGGAACA TGGTTTGGCTGAATTGA